The Chthoniobacterales bacterium DNA window GCGCACGATTTCTACGAGCGCGTGCCCAATTATCGCGAACTCACGCCCGCCGACGAGCAGGCACTTCTGGAGCGTCACATGAACCGCGTCACCGATACTTGCATTCCCGAAATGGAGGCGATGCGCCGCATGGAAACCGCCATGCTCGAAGTCTGGATGGCCGCCGACGCGAAGGGTGAACGCTATTTTCCGCACGAGTTTTTTTATCAGGTTTTGCGCAGTGGAAAATACGAGGAGCACTATCAGATCGATCCAAAAAATTCCTGGATGCTGGCGGCTGCGGAGAAAAATTTGCCCATCGTCACGCCCGGCTGGGAAGATTCGACTTTGGGAAATATGTACGCGGCGGCGGTGATTCGCGGCGACGTGAAAAATGTCCATACCGTCCGGACCGGTATCGAATTCATGACCTGGCTCGCTGAGTTTTACACGCAAATCACCAAGGACACCACGCTCGGAATGTTCCAGATCGGCGGCGGCATTGCGGGCGATTTCCCGATCTGCGTGGTGCCGATGTTGCACCAGGATTTAGAGCGGACTTCCGTTCCACTCTGGGGCTATTTTTGCCAGATCAGCGATTCCACCACCAGCTACGGCAGCTATTCCGGCGCGGTGCCGAATGAGAAAATCACTTGGGGAAAACTGGCTCAGGACACGCCGAAATTCATCATCGAAAGCGATGCGACTATTGTGGCCCCGCTGATTTTTGCCTACCTGCTCGGCTGGTAAAAAACTCAGTAAACCATCTTCTGCCCGCGCAGTGCCGACTCTTCCTGGAGGACTTTTTCGCGGGCGCGCTTGATGGCGGTTTCGTAGATGCGCAGGTATTGCGTGACCATTCCGTTCTGGCTGAAATGGTCGATCACGCGCTGGCGCACCTGACGCCGGTCGATCGTGCGGACTTGGCCGATGGCTTCAATGAGACTTTCGTACCCAGTGACGAGATACCCGGTTTTCCGATGCTGGACGATTTCCAGATTCGAGCCGGAGCGCAATGCGATGACCGGCGTTCCGCAAGCCATCGCCTCGACCATCGAGAGCCGGAACGGCTGCGGCTTTTCACTGAGATGCACCAGTGCCAGGGCGCGGCCAAAAATCTCGTTGCGCCGTTCGCGGCTGATCGGGCCAAGATAAATCAGGCGATGATCGGAGGCGAGGGGATGGATCACTTTCTCGAAATAAGGCGCGTCCTCGATCGGACCACCGACGACTAGCGGGACGTTCATTTTGTCGGCAGCCTCGATGATTCTCTCCAGGCCGCGATTCGGCGCGATGGTGCCGACGAATAAAAGGTAATCGCCGGGGCTGTTGTTCAGCCGGTATTCCTCCAATGGGACTCCGGGTAAAATGGTGGTCGTGTAAGGCAGTCCGGGAAGTTTGCTGGCCTCGCTGATAGCGATGTAACTCGAGTTGCGCGCGAAGCGATGGAAGATCGGCAACTGCCGCGAGGTGGGCGTTTCGTGCAGCGTGAGGACGACCGGCGTGTCCACCATTTCCGTGTAAGCCAGCGCCGAAACGTCGGTGTGGCAATGGATCACATCAAACTCGTGCGCCCGGGCAAAAACCTCGGCCGTGTGCAGCAAATTCCAGACTCCGGGATCGAGCGCGCTGTCCTCGCGCAGCGGTCGCGGACAGATCGCCCGCAGCTTCGCCGTGCTCGTGGAATCTGCCGTGGCGAAAAGCGTCACGTCCAGCCCGCGAGCCACGAGGCCGTCGGCCAGACTGGCGGCGATCAATTCGCGAATGCCGGAATGCCGGGGTGGGGTGCGCCAGTCGAGTGACGAGACAATGGCGATGCGCATTCGGGGTTCTGATTTCATGCGGGGAACGACGATACAACCATGTCAGTGCATTAACTAAAGCAAGAAGTGAACCATTCGGAGAGGTGTCAGGCAGTGCTGCGGCTTTGTTGCAAAACTTTGAAGGCGCTGCCTGCTCCAATGGGATCGAGCACGCGGGCCTCGCCGGTCGTCTCGGGTGTGAGATGGCCGAGGTGGCGGGTGATAAATTCGCGTTGGGTTTCGAGGAGATCGTTGGCGAGCCCGGCTTCGGCCCCCCAATTTTGCAAGTCGGTGAAATTAACATCGGCAGTGAGATCCTGCTGGCCGATGCGCGTATAGATTTCGGCTCCTTCGACGCGCTGATGATGAAAATATCCCCGGACCGTTCCCTGCGGCTGACGGTGGTAAAGCGCGGGAAAAATGTCGCCATAATCAATCGTCAGCCAAGCGCCACGGGTGAGCAGCGGAGCTGTTTTCAGGAGTTCCTCGCGATAAGCTGCGTGCACTTCGATGATCTGATTTTCCGGGAGCGCAGCAACGCACTCCAGCAGCGGCCTGCAAGATTCCTGAATCTGACCACATTCGAGTTTGAGTCCAATCTCGTGCCATTCCGATCCCACCCGGCGCAATCTCCGGCAGGGATACGCATCGACGAGTTCATTGGAAAAAATCAGGGCCATTCCTTCAGCAGCCTGAAGCGCGTCTGCGATGGAATCGTGCCAGCGCACATTGCGGCCGCGAAGTTTTTCCTTCTGGCGCTGACGCAACGGTTGGGAAATTTCCACGAGGTGATACGTCAATCCCAGCCGCCCGAAAATCCCCAAGCTTTGCAGGATGGTCGCAGCCATCTCTCCCGTGCCGCCGCCGACCTCGACGAGATGCCAGTGGAAGTCGAATCGGAAGCGCTTTTTCTGGTCTTTCGCCCAGCGAGCGATGGCTTGCCCAAGCGGTGAATTTCCCTGCGCGGATGTGGTGAAATCTCCCGTGCGGCCCACGTCCCGGATCTGGGTGGCATAGTAACCAAACTCCGGATCGTAGAGCGCAGCAGCCATGAATTTTTCGAACGAAAGCCAGCCGTCATGCCTCGCGATTAGCGCCCGCAATATCGCCTCGGATCGCGTGGAGGAAGGTTTGAAATCGACAGACATTATCAATTGTGGCTAAAAAATGCGGGCGGCGAGGTAATTGTATTCGCTTTTTTAAGAGAAGACTGTACATCCGCACTTTGCAGATGGGAATTTTGACTCACAAATAACATTCTTCTTCTCTGCTGCTGCCGTTCTTATATAGATTCCCGCTTATGAAATTCCGCGCCTTGCTCACCAGCCTTTTACTTGTTTCGCAGCTTGCGTTCGCTCAGGACAAGCAGACCAGCGAGCAGTTATATCAGGAGGCTTACGAAAATTTCGTCAAACGCGATTATACCGCCGCCTCAGCCTCGCTGGATAAAATCAATCCGGTCGATCAGAAAAAAGCCGACATTCTCAACCTGCGCGGCGCGATCTACAAGCGGCTCGGCGAGTTGGACAACGCCGCCAATGCCTACAGCGACGCGCTCAAGATCAACCCGAAAGACTGGGTGCCGAAGTATAACCTGGCCGAGGTGAATTTTCTGCGTGAGCAATACAAGCCGGCCCGCACTTTTCTCGAGCAAGCCCTGGCCTCCATGCCCGAGGCAGACCGTCTGCAAAAGCAGGATCTGATTCTCTACAAAGTGTATCTGACCTATCTGCTGCAAGGCGACGATGAGAAGGCCAAACTGCTCCTCGATAGTTTCGACATCAACTCGCCAAACCCGGTTTATTATTTCGCCCAAGCCGCTTGGAGCTATAAGAAAAAGGACCTCGCCAAAGCGAAGACTTGGGTGAACTCCACCGACGGTCTCTATTCGCAGGACCTCCGCAACAGCTATAGCCAGGCTCTCGTTGATGTCGGCTGGCTCGAGCCTTCAGAAGGAGTCGCCGCCACATCGCTCACGGCCAATCCCGCACCAAGCGTCACTCCAATGGAAGTCGCCATGACTTCGCCGACCCCGGCTGCAGCAGTGGTTCCGCTGGCGACCAACAATGCGACTCCCATCGCGGTGGTCGAGCCGAGTGCCACTCCACAACCTTCTGCCACGTCGGCAGCGACTCCGGTGGCCTCCATTCCGGAGCCTGCCGTTGCGAGCGAAACCAAGAAATCCGACAGTGGTTTCATAGCCAAGATCATCGCCGTCCTCGCCCTGCTGGGCGTGACCTCGATTCTTCTCATCAATCTCGCCAAAAAGAGCCGCATCGTTCCTCCGCCTGAGGACAACATCGGCTACGACGCCATTGCCGCCAGCGGCAGTCCCGACGCCACAAATGCCATCGCCTTCAGCCCCGAGGGCACGGGAGTCGTCATTGAGCAGGATGAAAATGGGGGAGTCCCTCCGGCGGCCATTCGAGTTTCACCGATTCATCGCGAATACCCCGAGGCAGCCGCCGACGCTCCGACGCGCAAGGGCCGCAAAACCTCCACTGGGAAAACTTCGTCGGGCGGGAAACCTTCTCCGAAATCGGTTCTCAACGCCGAAACCAAGGAGCCGGTCTCGCTCAAGAAGACGCCTGCCAAGGCTGCTGTGAAAACCACTTCCGCTGCAGCCGCACCTGCTGCCCGATCCACCAAAGCCGCCAAGCCAGAGGTAAAGCCAGCACCTGCCGCCAAAGCTCCGACCAAGCCCGCCAAGGCAACCACGAAATCCACGGGCGGCAAGCGCGTTCGCCTCGTTCCAGTTTCAACCATTGACGTTCCGCCGCCGGAAGTGCCGCCAGCCAAGCTGATGGTTTCCAACATTGAAGTGTTGCGCGCCGATCCCACCAAGGAATCCGCACCAGCCGAGGCCAAGCCTGCTTCCAAACCCGCTTCCAAGACAAAAGCCAAACCTGCCAAGGCTACCGCCAAAGTCGCAGCCAAGCCCGCTCCGAAAGCCCCGGCTCCGCGTCCAGCCTCGCTGATCACGATCCCAGAGTTTGAAGATGCTGGTTTGGAACCCGCTCCGACCACTGTCATTCGACTGGTACCCGAATCTGCCCCGAAAGAGGACGATTCGAAGAACGTCTAGGTTCTTCGTTTCCACTTGGCCGCCCGGTCGATTGCCATGGTCGAACCCACGACATCCAGCTCTGTCACAGAGCTTTACGAGCAATTTGTGCTGCCGACGTATGGGCGTTTTCCCATCGTTATCGAGCGCGGCACGGGCTGCCATGTCTGGGATGAAAATGGCACGGAGTATCTCGATTTCGGAGCCGGCATCGCGGTCTGTTCCATCGGTCATTCGCACCCGCGACTGGTCCAGGCCATTGCGGATCAGGCGGCCAAACTGATTCACACCTCGAACCTGTATTACACCGCGCCGCAAGGGAAACTGGCCCAGCGTCTCGCTGAATGCATTGGAACTCCGGGCAAAATTTTCTTCTGCAACAGCGGCGGCGAAGCCAATGAGGGACTCTACAAACTCGGGCGCAAATACGGCTCCGTCACCGGTGGCACGCGCCATGAAATCATCACTTTCGAGGGCTCCTTCCACGGACGCACCATGGGCGGCATTTCCGCCACGGCGCAACAAAAAGTGAAGGTCGGGTTCGACCCGTTGCTGCCCGGTTTTCGTCACGTTCCCTTCAACGACGTTCCGGCTTTGCTCGCAGCGATCAACGACAAAACCATCGGCATTTTGGTCGAACCCATACAAGGCGAAGGCGGCATTAACTCGGCAAACGCGGAGTTTCTCCGAACCCTGCGCAGCCTCTGCGACGAGCACGATCTGCTCCTCATGTTCGACGAAGTCCAATGCGGTCTCGGACGCACCGGCGACTGGTGCGGCTGGAAAACTCTTACTGGCGACGACCTTGTGCCCGACGCGATCAGTTGGGCCAAAGGCATCGCCGGCGGTTTTCCAATGGGCGCGTTTTGGGTGCGGAGTAAACCAGTCGAACTCGCCGACGGCACAACTTCTCGTTTGTCCGATCTTTTTGGCCCCGGCACGCACGGCACGACTTTTGGCGGCACGCCGCTGGCCTGCGCGGCAGCCCACGCTGTTCTGGATGTGATCGAGGAGGAAAACCTCTTGGAAAACGCCACGAGGCGCGGTGCCTACGCGTTGCAAAAAATTCGCGGTTTACAGTCGCCGCACATCCGCGAAGTGCGCGGGGCCGGTCTGATGATTGGCATCGAACTCGACTCAGCGCTTCCGCAAAAACTGCAACAGCCGACCAAAACCTCCTCGCAAATTCTCGTCCAATTGCTCCACGAACAGCATCAACTCGCCATTCCGGCGGGAGCCAACGTGGTGCGCTGGCTGCCTCCGCTCAACGTCACCGAGGCGGACATTGATCAAGCCGTCGGACAACTCGCCGCCGCGCTGGCCGAGTTGGATTCCAATCTCGCCAGCGTATGAAAAATCTCCTCTCCATGCGCGAGTTGGAGGCGGCGCAGATTCGCGAACTGGTCGCCCTCGGAGCCGTGATGAAGGCGGAGCGCGGGCACCACGCCTCGCATCCGCTGCGGCACGAATGCTGGGGCATGATCTTCAATAAATCTTCTACTCGGACGCGAGTTAGCTTCGAAGTGGGCATTCGCGAACTCGGCGGTGACGTGCTGTTTCTCTCCGCGAATGATATTCAACTCGGGCGTGGCGAGCCGATCAAGGACACCGCGCGTGTCCTCGGGCGTATGTTGCATGGGGCAGTCATCCGCACGTTCGCGCAGGCCGATGTGGTGGATTTTGCTAACTTCAGCGGACTGCCGACGATCAATGCGCTGACCGATGAAGAGCATCCCTGCCAGGTGCTCGCGGACCTGCTCACGATGCAGGAAAAACTCGGGCGCATCGACGGAACGAAAGTCTGTTACGTCGGCGACGGCGACTCCAACATGGCGCGTTCCTGGATCTGGGCGGCGGAGCGGATTGGCTTCGAACTGGTTATTGCCGCACCCAAAAAATACCAGCCATCTGATGCGTATCTCACTCAACTGAAGAGCGGCACCGTCACCTGTAACGAGGACGTTTTCGCCGCCGCGAAGAACGCCGATGTCCTCTACACCGATGTTTTTGTGAGCATGGGGCAGGAGGCGGAAAGCGCCGTCCGACTGAAGGAACTGGCGGGGTATCAGATCAATTCCGCGCTGGTCGCCGAGGCGAAAAGCGGCGCGCTGGTGATGCATTGTCTGCCGGCCTATCGCGGCAAGGAAATCACCGAGGACGTGCTCGAAGCTCACGCGCAGACGATTTTTGATGAGGCCGAAAACCGGCTGCACGCGCAAAAGGCCGTGCTCATGCAAGTCTGCCGCAAGGCGAGTTAGACCAAATCGTCGAAGGCAGATTTCAGCGTCGGGTAGCTGAAGGAAAAGCCGCTTTCGATTGCTTTTTTTGGCAGCGCCCGCTGACTTTCCAGAACAATGCTGGAGAGATCGCCGAGAGCCGCGCGAATCAGAAATTCGGGAACGGCAAACACAGTCGGGCGATGCAGCGCCGAGCCGAGCGCGTGGGTGAAGGCGAGGTTGGTGCATTCCTCTGGAGCCACGGCGTTAATGGGACCGGCGAGTGTTTCGTTTTCCAACGCGTGCAGGTAAAGCGCGGCGATGTCGGCGAGATGAATCCACGGCAGGTATTGCTGGCCGTGGCCCATTTTACCTCCGAGACCAAGGGAAAATATCCGGCGCAAAAGCGGGAACGCGCCACCGCTTTTCGCCAGCACCATGCCGGTCCGTAGCTGGCAACTGCGGATGCCGTGTTCCTCAGCCGACTTGGCTTCTGCCTCCCAGACTTCAGACACCTCGGCGAGAAACCCGGAGCCGGGACCAGCGGTTTCATCGAGTTTTTCCGCGCCGCGATTTCCGTAGAACCCGGTGCCGGACGCGCAGAGCAAAATCTTTGGCCCCTGGCTCGCCATGCTTTGCACCAAGTGCCGCGTGCTCTCACGGCGGCTGGCCACGATGAGGCGGCGTTTTTGCGAAGTCCACAGGCCGATGACCGGTTCGCCGGCGAGATGAATGATCGCATTGAGTCCGCTGACATCTACCGGCTTTTCCAGTGAAAACAGACGCACATCGTTGCAGCCTGGCAGCTTGGAATGCGCTTTTCTCGAGAAGCCCGTGATTTGGTGTCCGCGTTGCTGGCAGAGTGCGGCGAGCGCGCTCCCGATGAGACCCGTCACGCCGGTGATCCCGACTTTCATTTTAATCAAACCGCCGGTGCAGCCAGGCCACCGGGAAACGATCGCCAGGGCAATCGGTGGGCACGGGATTGATCTCCTTGTGAGCGCGAACGATGGAATATTTTCCCTCGACCTTGCCGCAACGGCTGCGCAGATAACGAATGAGTTCGTCCAGCGCCTCGAGTTGTTTCTGAGTCGGTTTGTCGCGGTTGAAATCGCCAACCAGGCAGATGCCGAGTGAGATATAATTCAGGTAATCGCTGTGCACGTGGCCGCCGTTGATCTGCTTCACCCAGCGGCTGCCGAGTTCGATCTGACCATCACCGGTCGAGGTGCCGTTACCGATGACGAAATGGTAGGCCATGCCGTTCGGCATTTTGCGCGTGTGCCGATGGTAGTAATCGAAAATCTTCGCGTTGCCCTGCCGAGTTCCACTGTTATGGACGACGATATATTTCCAGCGGCCGCGTTTGACTGGGGCACCGTCGATGCCGCGTTTCACATTGCCGACGATGTAGCGATACTTCGGCCCACCCCACCAACTGCGCGGGGGCGGAACGACTTCCACTTCTTCGTTGCCCGAGCGCCGGATGGTGATCGGAGCCTGCGGAGTGGCAGTGCTTTGGAAAAATGGCTTCGCGGTGGGCTTGGGAAATGGCGTGGGCGCGGGCGTCGGAGAAGGCGTGGCGCGCGGCGTGCGCTCGGGCGTCTCCTCAGCGGTCGGACGGGGAGTCGGACGCGGCGTTTCCTCGGGAGTTTCACGCGGCGTCTCGCGGGGAGTGCGGCGCGGCGTGGGTGTCTCCTCCGGTGTTTCCACCGGAGTGGGTTTGGGGCGAGGGGAGGATCGGGGTTTCGGAGTCGCAGTCGGCTCGGGCGGCAGCGTGTGCATTTGCTCGCGGGCCTTTAGAAACATCTCGCGCTTTTTCCGCGTGTCGTCCGAGATCTGACTCTGCGAAAACGATCCGCCCAGCAGGAGAAACGCGAGAACGAGGGACAAATGGCGGAGCACGGAGCGGAGAGTAAAAGAATTGTCGAAGTGAGGCAAGGCACGCTTGGAAAAATCCACTTTTACTCCCGTCTCGGTTTCGTGAGAAAGGTTACGATCCGGTGACGACGCCGGAAAAATCTTCCCAAAAGCCGTCGCCTAAGTTATTCACAGCTTGTTCACAAACGAACGATTTCCCGCTCCCCCACAGCTCTCATTTCCTATGAAGAAAATCCTCATTTTCACCGCAGGTTATGGCGAAGGCCACAACACCGCCGCCCGCAACATCCGCGACGCGCTCGAGTTTATCGCCGCCGACGAAGTCCAGGTCGAAGTCCTCGATCTCTTTGAAACCTGTTACGGCAAACTCAACGAGTTCGTCAAAAAAGCCTACCTCACCGCCATCAACAAAGCCCCCAAAGTCTGGGGCAAAATCTACGAGCTGATCGACAACACCCGCATGGTCCAGAGCAACATGGTGGCTCTCGGTCGCATGAAAAAAGCGTTGGCCGAACTCCTCCAGAGCACCGAACCGGACGTCATCCTCTGCACCTATCCGATCTATAATTATCTCATCGACGATATCTATAGCGACGGACGCCCTCGGCATTTCTCCCAAGTCACCGTCATCACCGACTCCCTCACGATCAACTCCGTCTGGTATCGTTGCCACAGCGATTACCTCCTCGTCGCCAACGACGACAGCGCCCGTGTCCTCCGGCAGGCCGGCATCGAGGACGAAAAAATCCGCGTCTTCGGCTTCCCCGTCACCCATCAATTTGCCTCGCTCACCAGCCAGCGCGGCCCCATGGAGAACGTCCTGAAAGTCCTCTTCATGATCAACTCCGGCAAAAAGGAAGCTCCCGAAGTCGCCCGCAAACTCGCCGCCCGCAAAGACGTGCAACTCACCGTCACCGTCGGACGCGACCTCACCCTGCGGAAGGAAATCGAAGACGCCGTCTCCGGTGCCGCCAACCCCGTGGAACTCCACGGCTGGACCACGAAAATCCCCGAACTCCTCCTCTCCCACCACGTCCTCATCAGCAAAGCCGGGGGAGCCACCGTGCAGGAATCCATCGCCAGTTGCACCCCCATGATCATTACCCAGGTCGTCCCTGGGCAGGAGGAAGGCAACGCCCGGCTCATCGTCGAAAACCACTGCGGCACCCTCGCCACCAACGCCGACGCCATCGTCAGCGCCATCGATATTGCCCTCGAGGATCGCGGCGCGCTTTACCAGCAATGGCAGACCAACATCACCCGTCTCAGCCGTCCCGAAGCCTCCCTCGACATCGCCCGCTTTGTCCTCGAACTCGGTGTCCCCGACAACACGCCCCCGCGCAAGATCGCGAGCTTCGACCGCCACGTTCCACCCGCCTCCAGCTCGCGCAACCTCCTGATGTGCGACCTGCACACCCACAGCCATTTCTCCGACGGCAAACTCAGCATCCGCGACCTTGTCGATCTCTACGGACAGCACGCCTTCGACGCCCTCTGCATCACCGACCACATCTGCGACCACCAGCGTTTATTGGGCAAACTCACCAACCTCACTGGCATGGTCCTCACCCCCGATCAAGTCTCCGAATACTTTGAAACCATCGAGCGCGAAAAGAAGCGCGCCTGGGAAAAATACCGCATGATCCTCATGGCCGGGCTCGAGTTTAATAAAGATGGGCTCACCAAAAAAACCTCCGCCCACCTCCTCGCCATCGACCTCCAGCAACCCATCGACCCCAGCCTCAGCATCATCGACACCATCGCCGAGATCCACCGGCAGGGTGCGCTCGCCGTCGCCTCCCACCCGCACGAATTCAAATCCGCCTGGGGCAAGGACACCCTTTACTTCTGGGAAAACATCGACACCTACGCCCCGCTCCTCGACGCCTGGGAAGTGGCCAACCGCGACGACATCTTCAACCCCGTCGGCCTGAAGCGCCTGCCCTTTATCGCCAACAGCGACTTCCACAAACCGAAACATCTTTTCTCCTGGAAGACCGCCCTCTTCTGCGAAAAAAGCCCCGAAGCCATCAAAGAATGCATCCGCATCAACCGCGACGTTTTCATCACCCTCTACCGCGACGCCAAGATCGGCTTCAGCCACAGCCAGTTGGAAGAGATCGAGACGACGCCTCTGATCCCGCTGCAAATGGCCGGGTAAAAATCCTATGGCGCTCCGGTCGCGACAATGTTGCCGGCAAACTCCGAAGTGTTGTTTGAAGAGCTGGTCGCAGTGGCCGAAACGCTGTTGCCAATCGGAATGGGCGACGTGAAATAAACGCTAAAAGAACCATTGCCTGAGCCATTCGTGGCCACATTTGTGTAGCCCAGAAAGTAGCGGCATCCGCCATGCTGGGAGGCATCGCCCGCAGGCCCGTGGAAAAATTCGATGCGATAGGATTGATTGGGCTGGCTGTTGA harbors:
- a CDS encoding TIGR01777 family oxidoreductase encodes the protein MKVGITGVTGLIGSALAALCQQRGHQITGFSRKAHSKLPGCNDVRLFSLEKPVDVSGLNAIIHLAGEPVIGLWTSQKRRLIVASRRESTRHLVQSMASQGPKILLCASGTGFYGNRGAEKLDETAGPGSGFLAEVSEVWEAEAKSAEEHGIRSCQLRTGMVLAKSGGAFPLLRRIFSLGLGGKMGHGQQYLPWIHLADIAALYLHALENETLAGPINAVAPEECTNLAFTHALGSALHRPTVFAVPEFLIRAALGDLSSIVLESQRALPKKAIESGFSFSYPTLKSAFDDLV
- a CDS encoding tetratricopeptide repeat protein encodes the protein MKFRALLTSLLLVSQLAFAQDKQTSEQLYQEAYENFVKRDYTAASASLDKINPVDQKKADILNLRGAIYKRLGELDNAANAYSDALKINPKDWVPKYNLAEVNFLREQYKPARTFLEQALASMPEADRLQKQDLILYKVYLTYLLQGDDEKAKLLLDSFDINSPNPVYYFAQAAWSYKKKDLAKAKTWVNSTDGLYSQDLRNSYSQALVDVGWLEPSEGVAATSLTANPAPSVTPMEVAMTSPTPAAAVVPLATNNATPIAVVEPSATPQPSATSAATPVASIPEPAVASETKKSDSGFIAKIIAVLALLGVTSILLINLAKKSRIVPPPEDNIGYDAIAASGSPDATNAIAFSPEGTGVVIEQDENGGVPPAAIRVSPIHREYPEAAADAPTRKGRKTSTGKTSSGGKPSPKSVLNAETKEPVSLKKTPAKAAVKTTSAAAAPAARSTKAAKPEVKPAPAAKAPTKPAKATTKSTGGKRVRLVPVSTIDVPPPEVPPAKLMVSNIEVLRADPTKESAPAEAKPASKPASKTKAKPAKATAKVAAKPAPKAPAPRPASLITIPEFEDAGLEPAPTTVIRLVPESAPKEDDSKNV
- a CDS encoding PHP domain-containing protein, yielding MKKILIFTAGYGEGHNTAARNIRDALEFIAADEVQVEVLDLFETCYGKLNEFVKKAYLTAINKAPKVWGKIYELIDNTRMVQSNMVALGRMKKALAELLQSTEPDVILCTYPIYNYLIDDIYSDGRPRHFSQVTVITDSLTINSVWYRCHSDYLLVANDDSARVLRQAGIEDEKIRVFGFPVTHQFASLTSQRGPMENVLKVLFMINSGKKEAPEVARKLAARKDVQLTVTVGRDLTLRKEIEDAVSGAANPVELHGWTTKIPELLLSHHVLISKAGGATVQESIASCTPMIITQVVPGQEEGNARLIVENHCGTLATNADAIVSAIDIALEDRGALYQQWQTNITRLSRPEASLDIARFVLELGVPDNTPPRKIASFDRHVPPASSSRNLLMCDLHTHSHFSDGKLSIRDLVDLYGQHAFDALCITDHICDHQRLLGKLTNLTGMVLTPDQVSEYFETIEREKKRAWEKYRMILMAGLEFNKDGLTKKTSAHLLAIDLQQPIDPSLSIIDTIAEIHRQGALAVASHPHEFKSAWGKDTLYFWENIDTYAPLLDAWEVANRDDIFNPVGLKRLPFIANSDFHKPKHLFSWKTALFCEKSPEAIKECIRINRDVFITLYRDAKIGFSHSQLEEIETTPLIPLQMAG
- a CDS encoding N-acetylmuramoyl-L-alanine amidase, with product MLRHLSLVLAFLLLGGSFSQSQISDDTRKKREMFLKAREQMHTLPPEPTATPKPRSSPRPKPTPVETPEETPTPRRTPRETPRETPEETPRPTPRPTAEETPERTPRATPSPTPAPTPFPKPTAKPFFQSTATPQAPITIRRSGNEEVEVVPPPRSWWGGPKYRYIVGNVKRGIDGAPVKRGRWKYIVVHNSGTRQGNAKIFDYYHRHTRKMPNGMAYHFVIGNGTSTGDGQIELGSRWVKQINGGHVHSDYLNYISLGICLVGDFNRDKPTQKQLEALDELIRYLRSRCGKVEGKYSIVRAHKEINPVPTDCPGDRFPVAWLHRRFD
- the argF gene encoding ornithine carbamoyltransferase, which codes for MKNLLSMRELEAAQIRELVALGAVMKAERGHHASHPLRHECWGMIFNKSSTRTRVSFEVGIRELGGDVLFLSANDIQLGRGEPIKDTARVLGRMLHGAVIRTFAQADVVDFANFSGLPTINALTDEEHPCQVLADLLTMQEKLGRIDGTKVCYVGDGDSNMARSWIWAAERIGFELVIAAPKKYQPSDAYLTQLKSGTVTCNEDVFAAAKNADVLYTDVFVSMGQEAESAVRLKELAGYQINSALVAEAKSGALVMHCLPAYRGKEITEDVLEAHAQTIFDEAENRLHAQKAVLMQVCRKAS
- a CDS encoding acetylornithine/succinylornithine family transaminase codes for the protein MVEPTTSSSVTELYEQFVLPTYGRFPIVIERGTGCHVWDENGTEYLDFGAGIAVCSIGHSHPRLVQAIADQAAKLIHTSNLYYTAPQGKLAQRLAECIGTPGKIFFCNSGGEANEGLYKLGRKYGSVTGGTRHEIITFEGSFHGRTMGGISATAQQKVKVGFDPLLPGFRHVPFNDVPALLAAINDKTIGILVEPIQGEGGINSANAEFLRTLRSLCDEHDLLLMFDEVQCGLGRTGDWCGWKTLTGDDLVPDAISWAKGIAGGFPMGAFWVRSKPVELADGTTSRLSDLFGPGTHGTTFGGTPLACAAAHAVLDVIEEENLLENATRRGAYALQKIRGLQSPHIREVRGAGLMIGIELDSALPQKLQQPTKTSSQILVQLLHEQHQLAIPAGANVVRWLPPLNVTEADIDQAVGQLAAALAELDSNLASV
- a CDS encoding SAM-dependent methyltransferase; this translates as MAAALYDPEFGYYATQIRDVGRTGDFTTSAQGNSPLGQAIARWAKDQKKRFRFDFHWHLVEVGGGTGEMAATILQSLGIFGRLGLTYHLVEISQPLRQRQKEKLRGRNVRWHDSIADALQAAEGMALIFSNELVDAYPCRRLRRVGSEWHEIGLKLECGQIQESCRPLLECVAALPENQIIEVHAAYREELLKTAPLLTRGAWLTIDYGDIFPALYHRQPQGTVRGYFHHQRVEGAEIYTRIGQQDLTADVNFTDLQNWGAEAGLANDLLETQREFITRHLGHLTPETTGEARVLDPIGAGSAFKVLQQSRSTA
- a CDS encoding glycosyltransferase family 4 protein yields the protein MKSEPRMRIAIVSSLDWRTPPRHSGIRELIAASLADGLVARGLDVTLFATADSTSTAKLRAICPRPLREDSALDPGVWNLLHTAEVFARAHEFDVIHCHTDVSALAYTEMVDTPVVLTLHETPTSRQLPIFHRFARNSSYIAISEASKLPGLPYTTTILPGVPLEEYRLNNSPGDYLLFVGTIAPNRGLERIIEAADKMNVPLVVGGPIEDAPYFEKVIHPLASDHRLIYLGPISRERRNEIFGRALALVHLSEKPQPFRLSMVEAMACGTPVIALRSGSNLEIVQHRKTGYLVTGYESLIEAIGQVRTIDRRQVRQRVIDHFSQNGMVTQYLRIYETAIKRAREKVLQEESALRGQKMVY
- a CDS encoding deoxyhypusine synthase family protein, which encodes MSSPVRAFIDHHYRHFNAASLKDAAQGYEAHLAGGGKMMITLGGAMSTAELGLSLAEMIRQDKVHLITCTGANLEEDIFNLVAHDFYERVPNYRELTPADEQALLERHMNRVTDTCIPEMEAMRRMETAMLEVWMAADAKGERYFPHEFFYQVLRSGKYEEHYQIDPKNSWMLAAAEKNLPIVTPGWEDSTLGNMYAAAVIRGDVKNVHTVRTGIEFMTWLAEFYTQITKDTTLGMFQIGGGIAGDFPICVVPMLHQDLERTSVPLWGYFCQISDSTTSYGSYSGAVPNEKITWGKLAQDTPKFIIESDATIVAPLIFAYLLGW